The proteins below are encoded in one region of Cyclopterus lumpus isolate fCycLum1 chromosome 8, fCycLum1.pri, whole genome shotgun sequence:
- the hspbp1 gene encoding hsp70-binding protein 1 has product MMAEDRPTRRYPQNLQGVLQLAVDVGSAPEGPDSFQPMSEERKIWLRDALADVCKGQMDEVEQIKRCLAVLRREEMSEKEGEDERDEEDEDERVTAFEILSELCENLDNARDLMTLGGLELCISQYLCHAQSGLRWRAAQLIAFCAQNMPQVQVYLFSTGVLPKLLQLTDSDPDSTVRVKALYAVSCLIREQEEGLQAFLSHDGVSVLMRVMQSDIEKLRTKSAFLLLNLLTSHPKQKDTAVSMGMVQQLVSVLRTPHLPFHEHVLGALCCLVEDCPQGLKDCRNPSLGLKELLRQRTTELQGKEESQEELAFCEQLKVICFPGQQSDDSGMDR; this is encoded by the exons ATGATGGCAGAAGACAGACCGACCAGGAGATATCCCCAAAACCTCCAGGGTGTCCTGCAGCTGGCAGTGGATGTCGGATCAGCCCCAGAGGGACCTGACTCTTTTCAGCCGATGTCAGAGGAG AGGAAAATATGGCTGAGAGATGCTCTAGCAGATGTATGTAAAGGGCAGATGGATGAAGTGGAGCAGATAAAGCGGTGCTTGGCCGTCTTACGTCGGGAGGAAATGAGcgaaaaggagggagaggatgagagggatgaagaggatgaagatgagcgAGTAACAGCCTTTGAGATCCTGTCAGAGTTGTGTGAGAACCTGGACAATGCAAGAG ACCTAATGACTCTAGGTGGACTGGAACTGTGTATCTCCCAGTATCTGTGTCATGCCCAAAGTGGCCTGAGGTGGCGTGCTGCCCAGCTCATTGCTTTCTGTGCTCAGAACATGCCGCAGGTGCAGGTCTACTTGTTTAGCACCGGGGTTCTGCCgaagctgctgcagctgacCGACTCAGACCCCGACTCCACCGTCAGAGTAAAAGCCCTCTACGCTGTGTCGT GTCTGATTCGAGAGCAGGAGGAAGGGCTCCAGGCGTTCTTGTCCCATGATGGCGTCTCAGTGCTGATGCGAGTCATGCAATCGGACATCGAGAAGCTCAGAACCAAGTCTGCATTCCTTCTGCTGAACCTGCTGACGTCACATCCCAAACAGAAAG ACACAGCTGTCTCCATGGGTATGGTACAGCAGCTGGTATCGGTTCTCCGCACGCCACACTTACCTTTCCATGAACACGTGCTTGGCGCCCTTTGCTG TCTGGTGGAAGACTGTCCACAGGGTCTCAAAGACTGCAGGAATCCTTCTCTGGGTCTGAAGGAGTTACTCAGACAGCGAACCACAGAGCTCCAAGGAAAAGAAGAGAGTCAG GAAGAACTGGCCTTCTGTGAGCAGTTGAAGGTTATTTGTTTCCCCGGGCAACAGTCGGATGACAGTGGGATGGATCGCTGA
- the tmem86b gene encoding lysoplasmalogenase: MDILETDAYDRRQRRNTSCALLVSLLPFFLSAGVFFYLWTPDSPASIMSAGVKSAPILLLAAAVLSWNGGRSVLGVVGGLVFSAVGDCCLVWPELFLHGMGAFAVAHLLYSITFLSSRYATYASSSFWTRSLYLILFTVGGGFYIYMYPFLQKAPNSEILLPAVGVYIVLIVLMGSLAIRTRNVATLLGSLSFMVSDLSLAVQVFKATAPMEHGHTVVMVTYYLAQLLIAVGDVNAVENKDDLSKWKRS; this comes from the exons ATGGACATCCTTGAGACAGATGCCTATGACAGGCGGCAGAGGAGAAACACG TCCTGCGCTCTCCTTGTTTCTCTCCtgcctttctttttgtctgcagGTGTGTTCTTCTACCTGTGGACACCTGACTCTCCCGCATCCATCATGTCTGCAGGTGTCAAATCAGCACCAATACTCCTATTGGCTGCAGCAGTGCTGAGCTGGAATGGAGGTCGGAGTGTGCTGGGTGTGGTGGGAGGATTGGTTTTCTCTGCTGTTGGTGACTGCTGCTTAGTGTGGCCTGAGCTTTTTCTGCATG GAATGGGTGCATTTGCGGTGGCTCATCTGCTGTACTCGATCACCTTCCTCTCCAGTCGTTATGCAACATatgcctcctcttccttctggaCTCGTTCTCTGTATCTGATCCTGTTCACGGTGGGAGGAGGTTTCTACATCTACATGTATCCATTCCTGCAGAAGGCACCAAACTCCGAAATACTGCTTCCAGCTGTGGGGGTCTACATTGTCCTGATTGTTCTAATGGGGTCATTAGCGATCAGAACCCGCAACGTGGCAACACTGTTAGGGAGTTTGTCCTTCATGGTGTCTGACCTGTCACTGGCTGTGCAAGTTTTCAAGGCGACAGCCCCAATGGAGCATGGTCACACTGTCGTCATGGTTACATATTATTTGGCACAGCTACTAATAGCTGTGGGCGATGTAAATGCAGTCGAGAACAAGGACGACTTGTCAAAATGGAAGAGGTCCTAA
- the aspdh gene encoding putative L-aspartate dehydrogenase isoform X1, with protein MFPLSADDMATSSSSQRIGVVGYGHLGQYLVERILKDGAALGLTLAFVWNRNSDKLKGLVPDDLILGDLSSFSDRRCDVIIEVCHPQIVKEFGFHFLSQSHFMVGSPSALSDPSLNQKLHQAAQQSGRTLYIPSGALWGGQDIQRLNDSGALKALFIRMSKHPSCFRLTGDVLSDWTEEEGRRVLFRGSVAELCPLAPNNVNTMAAAAVAAGALGFTGVQGEIVSDTALSDYHVVEVEVTGPSGFSVHTVRRNPARLGAVTGSATYNSFWNSLLVCKGHGGRVYLC; from the exons ATGTTTCCTTTGTCAGCAGATGACATGGCAACCAGCTCTTCCTCCCAAAGGATTGGAGTTGTAGGCTACGGACACCTAG GGCAGTACCTGGTGGAGAGGATCCTTAAAGATGGAGCTGCTCTCGGTCTAACACTGGCTTTCGTTTGGAACAGAAATTCTGACAAGCTTAAAGGTTTAGTTCCTGATGACCTCATACTTGGTGACCTATCATCCTTTTCAGACAg GCGATGTGATGTGATTATAGAGGTGTGTCATCCACAGATAGTGAAAGAATTTGGctttcacttcctctctcaGTCTCATTTCATG gtgggctctccttctgccctctctgATCCTAGTCTGAACCAGAAGCTGCATCAGGCGGCTCAGCAGTCTGGTAGGACACTCTACATCCCCAgtggtgcattgtggggagGCCAGGACATCCAGAGGCTGAATGACAGTGGAGCCTTGAAG GCTTTGTTTATAAGAATGTCCAAGCATCCATCCTGCTTCCGGCTGACTGGAGACGTCCTCTCTGATTGgacggaggaagagggcaggcgTGTTTTATTCAGAGGCTCAGTGGCAGAGTTGTGCCCACTTGCTCCAAACAACGTTAACAccatggcagcagcagcagtggcagcaggaGCACTTGGCTTTACTGGCGTCCAGGGAGAGATCGTGTCTGACACAGC GTTAAGTGACTACCATGTGGTTGAGGTGGAGGTGACTGGGCCCAGTGGCTTTTCAGTGCACACAGTGAGGAGGAATCCAGCCAGACTCGGAGCTGTAACCGGCAGTGCAACATACAACTCCTTCTGGAATAGTTTACTCG tttgcaAAGGTCACGGGGGCCGAGTTTACTTGTGCTGA
- the aspdh gene encoding putative L-aspartate dehydrogenase isoform X2: MATSSSSQRIGVVGYGHLGQYLVERILKDGAALGLTLAFVWNRNSDKLKGLVPDDLILGDLSSFSDRRCDVIIEVCHPQIVKEFGFHFLSQSHFMVGSPSALSDPSLNQKLHQAAQQSGRTLYIPSGALWGGQDIQRLNDSGALKALFIRMSKHPSCFRLTGDVLSDWTEEEGRRVLFRGSVAELCPLAPNNVNTMAAAAVAAGALGFTGVQGEIVSDTALSDYHVVEVEVTGPSGFSVHTVRRNPARLGAVTGSATYNSFWNSLLVCKGHGGRVYLC; encoded by the exons ATGGCAACCAGCTCTTCCTCCCAAAGGATTGGAGTTGTAGGCTACGGACACCTAG GGCAGTACCTGGTGGAGAGGATCCTTAAAGATGGAGCTGCTCTCGGTCTAACACTGGCTTTCGTTTGGAACAGAAATTCTGACAAGCTTAAAGGTTTAGTTCCTGATGACCTCATACTTGGTGACCTATCATCCTTTTCAGACAg GCGATGTGATGTGATTATAGAGGTGTGTCATCCACAGATAGTGAAAGAATTTGGctttcacttcctctctcaGTCTCATTTCATG gtgggctctccttctgccctctctgATCCTAGTCTGAACCAGAAGCTGCATCAGGCGGCTCAGCAGTCTGGTAGGACACTCTACATCCCCAgtggtgcattgtggggagGCCAGGACATCCAGAGGCTGAATGACAGTGGAGCCTTGAAG GCTTTGTTTATAAGAATGTCCAAGCATCCATCCTGCTTCCGGCTGACTGGAGACGTCCTCTCTGATTGgacggaggaagagggcaggcgTGTTTTATTCAGAGGCTCAGTGGCAGAGTTGTGCCCACTTGCTCCAAACAACGTTAACAccatggcagcagcagcagtggcagcaggaGCACTTGGCTTTACTGGCGTCCAGGGAGAGATCGTGTCTGACACAGC GTTAAGTGACTACCATGTGGTTGAGGTGGAGGTGACTGGGCCCAGTGGCTTTTCAGTGCACACAGTGAGGAGGAATCCAGCCAGACTCGGAGCTGTAACCGGCAGTGCAACATACAACTCCTTCTGGAATAGTTTACTCG tttgcaAAGGTCACGGGGGCCGAGTTTACTTGTGCTGA
- the gys1 gene encoding glycogen [starch] synthase, muscle, whose protein sequence is MPLARSLSVTSLSGLEEWDEEFDLEDAVLFEIAWEVANKVGGIYTVIQTKARLTAEEWGENYFLVGPYVESNVRTQVELIEPTNPVLKRTIDKMNSSGCKVYFGRWLIEGSPYVVLIDVAFTAWSLDSWKRELWDLCDIGVPWFDREANDAVLFGFLTAWLLGEFAAQSEEPPHIVAHFHEWLAGLGLVLCRHRKLPIATIFTTHATLLGRYLCAGSVDFYNKLADFNVDKEAGDRQIYHRYCLERAAAHCAHVFTTVSQITAIEAEYLLKRAPDIVTPNGLNVKKFSAVHEFQNLHAQSKNRIQEFVRGHFYGHLDFNLDKTLFLFIAGRYEFSNKGADIFLEALARLNYLLRVNHSDVTVIAFFIMPARTNNFNVETLKGQAVRKQLWDTAQTVKERFGKKLYESLLVGQLPDVSKILDKEDFTIMKRAIFATQRQCQPPICTHNMLEDSGDPILNCVRRIGLFNSSADRVKIIFHPEFLSSTSPLLPMDYEEFVRGCHLGVFPSYYEPWGYTPAECTVMGIPSISTNLSGFGCFMEEHIADPSAYGIYILDRRYRGVDESCNQLTSFLFQFCKQSRRQRIIQRNRTERLSELLDWRYLGRYYISARHMALAKAFPDTYMYDLHKPTSTSGFRYPRPASVPPSPALSRHSSPRHSEAEDNDEDERYDEDVEAEKDRVNIRQPYALPFKNKSSAVPGANGNGDGVTMENN, encoded by the exons ATGCCGCTGGCTCGCAGCCTCTCTGTCACGTCCCTGTCAGGACTGGAGGAGTGGGACGAGGAGTTTGATTTGGAGGACGCTGTTCTTTTTGAAATTGCGTGGGAGGTTGCTAACAAAG TTGGAGGCATCTACACCGTCATCCAAACCAAAGCCCGTCTGACCGCAGAGGAATGGGGGGAGAACTATTTCCTGGTGGGCCCTTACGTGGAGAGCAACGTGCGCACTCAGGTGGAGCTGATTGAGCCCACTAACCCCGTGCTGAAGAGAACCATTGACAAGATGAACTCCAGTGGGTGTAAG GTCTACTTTGGGCGCTGGCTTATTGAGGGCAGTCCCTATGTTGTTCTGATTGATGTTGCGTTTACTGCCTGGTCTCTTGACAGCTGGAAGAGGGAATTGTGGGACCTTTGTGACATCGGCGTGCCATGGTTTGACCGTGAGGCCAACGATGCCGTGCTGTTTGGCTTCCTGACTGCCTGGCTTCTGGGAGAG TTTGCAGCCCAGAGTGAGGAGCCTCCGCACATCGTGGCCCATTTCCATGAGTGGTTGGCCGGCCTGGGCTTAGTGTTGTGTAGACATAGAAAGCTGCCCATCGCAACCATCTTCACTACTCATGCCACACTGCTGGGACGATACCTGTGTGCTGGAAGTGTGGACTTCTATAACAAACTTGCAGAT TTCAACGTGGATAAGGAAGCAGGCGACAGACAGATTTACCACCGCTACTGTTTGGAGCGGGCGGCTGCTCACTGTGCTCATGTCTTCACCACTGTGTCACAGATCACAGCCATTGAGGCAGAGTACCTGCTCAAGAGGGCACCAG ACATTGTCACTCCCAATGGGCTCAACGTGAAGAAGTTTTCAGCCGTGCACGAGTTTCAAAACCTCCACGCTCAGAGCAAGAATCGGATTCAGGAGTTCGTCAGGGGACACTTCTACGG GCACCTCGACTTCAACCTGGACAAGACTTTGTTCCTCTTTATCGCTGGAAGGTACGAGTTCTCCAACAAAGGAGCCGACATCTTCTTGGAAGCTTTAGCCAGACTCAACTATCTACTGAGG GTCAATCACAGTGACGTGACCGTCATTGCATTCTTCATCATGCCAGCTCGGACAAACAACTTCAATGTGGAGACCTTGAAGGGCCAAGCAGTCAGGAAACAGCTCTG GGATACTGCTCAGACTGTGAAGGAACGTTTCGGAAAGAAACTCTATGAGTCACTTCTAGT TGGACAACTGCCAGATGTGTCAAAGATTCTGGACAAAGAGGATTTTACCATAATGAAGCGTGCCATCTTTGCGACTCAGAGGCAATGCCAGCCTCCAATCTGCACCCACAACATGCTGGAGGACAGCGGCGACCCCATCCTGAACTGTGTCCGCCGTATCGGCCTTTTCAACAGCTCTGCTGACCGTGTCAAG ATTATCTTCCATCCTGAATTCCTTTCGTCCACCTCTCCTCTACTTCCAATGGATTATGAGGAGTTTGTAAGAGGCTGCCACCTCGGCGTCTTTCCCTCTTACTACGAGCCTTGGGGCTACACGCCAG CTGAGTGCACAGTCATGGGAATTCCATCAATCTCAACTAACCTGTCGGGCTTTGGCTGTTTCATGGAGGAGCACATAGCAGACCCCTCAGCATACG GTATTTACATCCTGGACCGTCGGTATCGGGGGGTCGACGAGTCGTGTAACCAGCTCACGTCCTTCCTGTTTCAGTTTTGCAAGCAGAGCCGGCGCCAGCGAATCATCCAGAGGAACCGGACTGAGCGTCTGAGCGAACTCTTGGACTGGAGATACCTCGGCAGG TATTATATATCTGCCCGTCATATGGCCCTGGCTAAAGCCTTCCCTGACACTTACATGTATGATCTTCATAAGCCCACCTCA ACCTCAGGTTTCCGTTACCCTCGACCAGCCTCTGTGCCTCCGTCTCCAGCTCTGTCCCGCCACTCTTCCCCCCGCCACAGCGAGGCCGAGGACAACGACGAAGACGAACGCTATGACGAGGATGTGGAGGCGGAAAAGGACCGAGTGAACATCCGCCAGCCCTACGCTCTGCCATTCAAAAATAAGTCTTCTGCTGTCCCGGGGGCCAATGGAAACGGCGATGGTGTCACGATGGAGAACAACTGA
- the pold1 gene encoding DNA polymerase delta catalytic subunit yields MDHKRRNGGPYKGGASQAKRGKTTGEWEDSPSQFEEELSMFDEAEMEAEEMEGQAGHDVIPVGDLFSADLNPRWRRPIAPSLDPLSDTLVFQQIDLDYYLGATVAGMPGQLQEKVPIIRMFGVTDSGNSVCCHIHGFAPYFYVPAPSGFTSDDLGEFKRELNSVVLKDMRSNKDNISVTVLAVDITRKESMYGYHGKRSLDFLRITMAMPRLIAPAKRVLEQGFKFGHFPINGYQSYEANIDFEIRFMVDSDVVGCCWIELPKNKYRVREEKNMGDTDSRYPGKVSLCQYEVDVGWTDFISHPAEGDWQRIAPLRVLSFDIECAGRKGIFPEADKDPVIQIASMVQRQGETEPFIRTVFTLQSCASIVGSQILCFTQEKQLLQSWAEFLRTVDPDIITGYNIQNFDFPYLLNRATVLKANLFSHLGRVRNMKSVLRDQNFQSKQMGRRENKITNIEGRVQFDLLQVLLRDYKLRSYTLNAVSFHFLQEQKEDVQHSIITDLQNGNEQTRRRLAVYCLKDAYLPLRLLQKLMCVINYMEMARVTGVPLTYLLSRGQQIKVVSQLLRQAMKQDLVMPVVKPEGGEDYTGATVIEPEKGYYSVPIATLDFSSLYPSIMMAHNLCYTTLLQKGSPERQSLSPEDFIKTPTGDTFVKSSVRKGLLPEILENLLSARKRAKTELKKETDPFKRQVLDGRQLALKISANSVYGFTGAQVGKLPCLEISQSVTGFGRQMIEQTKQLVESKYTISNGYQADAKVIYGDTDSVMVKLGVATVREAMDIGTKAAEWISSHFTPPIKLEFEKVYYPYLLINKKRYAGLYFSASADMHEKMDCKGIETVRRDNCPLVANLINTCLQRILIDRDPQGAVAHAKEVISDLLCNRIDISQLVITKELTRTAQEYAGKQAHVELAERMRKRDAGSAPNLGDRVPYVIIKAAKGVAAYMKSEDPIFVLENTIPIDTQYYLEQQLSKPLLRIFEPILGESKAENVLLKGDHTRCKTVLTSKIGGLMAFAQKRSTCIGCKAVLKTDAAVCNFCKKKESELYQKEIYHLNTLEERFSRLWTQCQRCQGSLHEDVLCTSRDCPIFYMRKKVQKDLDDQSNLVNRFGW; encoded by the exons ATGGACCATAAAAGACGCAATGGTGGCCCTTATAAGGGTGGTGCGTCCCAGGCCAAAAGGGGTAAAACAACTGGTGAATGGGAAGACAGTCCGTCACAGTTTGAAGAGGAATTGTCCATGTTTGATGAAGCAGAGATGGAggcagaggagatggaggggcaGGCAGGCCATGACGTTATTCCCGTAG GTGACCTCTTCTCAGCAGACCTAAACCCTCGTTGGCGGCGGCCTATTGCCCCTTCACTGGACCCATTATCAGATACATTGGTGTTTCAGCAGATTGATCTTGACTATTATTTAG GGGCAACAGTGGCTGGCATGCCGGGTCAGTTACAGGAAAAAGTCCCAATCATTCGGATGTTTGGGGTGACAGACAGTGGCAACAGTGTGTGTTGCCACATCCACGGCTTTGCCCCTTACTTCTATGTTCCAGCACCAAGTG gtttcacATCTGATGACCTGGGTGAATTTAAAAGAGAGTTGAACTCTGTTGTCTTGAAGGACATGCGATCCAATAAGGACAACATCTCTGTCACAGTGTTGGCTGTGGACATCACCCGCAAAGAGA GCATGTATGGTTACCATGGAAAACGCAGTCTGGATTTTTTGCGGATAACTATGGCAATGCCTCGTCTCATTGCCCCAGCAAAGAGAGTGCTGGAGCAGGGCTTCAAGTTCGGACATTTCCCAATTAATGGCTACCAATCCTATGAGGCCAACATAGACTTTGAGAtaag GTTTATGGTGGATAGTGATGTGGTGGGATGCTGCTGGATTGAACTTCCTAAAAACAAGTACAGAGTGCGTGAAGAGAAGAACATGGGGGACACGGATTCTCGGTACCCAGGCAAG GTGTCCTTGTGTCAGTATGAGGTGGATGTGGGATGGACAGATTTCATAAGTCACCCTGCAGAGGGAGACTGGCAGAGGATTGCTCCACTCAGGGTGCTCAGCTTTGACATTGAGTGTGCAGGAAGAAAAG gaATCTTCCCAGAAGCAGACAAAGACCCTGTGATTCAGATAGCGTCGATGGTGCAGCGGCAGGGTGAGACGGAGCCCTTCATTCGCACCGTGTTCACTCTCCAGTCCTGTGCCAGCATTGTGGGCTCACAGATACTGTGCTTTACACAGGAGAAACAGCTACTGCAG AGCTGGGCAGAGTTTTTGAGGACTGTGGACCCAGACATCATCACTGGATACAACATCCAGAACTTTGACTTTCCCTACTTGCTCAACAGGGCAACTGTTTTAAAG GCAAATCTCTTTTCCCATCTTGGCCGAGTGCGAAACATGAAGTCAGTCTTGCGAGACCAAAACTTCCAGAGCAAGCAGATGGGTCGCCGAGAGAACAAGATCACTAACATTGAGGGCCGGGTTCAGTTTGATCTACTGCAG GTTCTCCTCAGGGACTATAAACTGCGCTCGTACACACTGAACGCCGTCAGTTTCCACTTCCTGCAAGAACAGAAAGAGGATGTGCAGCACTCCATCATCACTGATCTGCAG AATGGAAACGAACAGACACGTCGACGGTTGGCTGTCTACTGCCTCAAAGACGCCTACCTTCCGCTGCGCTTGCTGCAGAAGCTGATGTGTGTGATTAACTACATGGAGATGGCCAGAGTGACCGGTGTGCCTCTCACCTACCTGCTCTCAAGAGGACAGCAGATCAAAGTCGTCTCTCAGCTCCTGCGACAG GCCATGAAACAGGACCTGGTCATGCCTGTTGTAAAgccagaaggaggagaagactACACTGGAGCGACTGTCATTGAGCCAGAGAAAGG GTATTACAGCGTACCTATTGCCACCCTGGATTTCTCCTCCTTGTATCCGTCCATCATGATGGCTCACAATCTGTGCTACACCACCTTACTGCAGAAGGGCTCACCGGAGAGACAGAG CCTTTCACCAGAGGACTTCATCAAGACTCCGACTGGCGATACGTTTGTGAAGAGTTCTGTAAGGAAAGGACTTCTACCTGAGATCCTGGAGAACCTGCTGTCTGCCAGGAAGAG GGCCAAAACCGAGCTAAAGAAGGAGACTGACCCTTTTAAGAGGCAGGTGCTGGACGGCCGACAGCTGGCCCTCAAAATCAGCGCAAACTCTGTCTATGGCTTCACTGGTGCTCAGGTGGGCAAGCTGCCTTGCTTAGAGATCTCACAG AGCGTCACAGGTTTTGGAAGACAGATGATTGAGCAAACCAAACAACTGGTGGAGTCCAAGTACACCATTTCCAATGGTTACCAAGCTGATGCCAAG GTTATTTATGGGGACACAGATTCCGTCATGGTTAAACTTGGAGTTGCCACAGTGAGGGAGGCAATGGACATTGGCACGAAGGCAGCAGAGTGGATTTCGTCCCATTTCACACCGCCCATCAAACTGGAGTTTGAGAAG GTGTACTACCCGTACCTGCTGATCAACAAGAAGCGTTACGCAGGCCTCTATTTCTCTGCCAGTGCCGACATGCATGAGAAGATGGACTGTAAAGGCATCGAAACTGTCCGAAGAGACAATTGCCCTCTGGTGGCTAACCTTATCAACACCTGTCTGCAGAGAATCCTCATAGACAg GGATCCCCAGGGTGCTGTGGCTCACGCTAAAGAAGTGATCTCAGACCTGCTGTGCAACCGCATCGACATCAGTCAGCTGGTCATCACCAAGGAGCTGACGCGCACTGCCCAGGAGTACGCTGGCAAACAGGCACACGTGGAGCTGGCAGAGAG GATGAGAAAAAGAGATGCTGGCAGCGCCCCAAACCTGGGAGACCGAGTTCCATACGTCATCATTAAGGCTGCAAAGGGAGTAGCGGCATACATGAAGTCGGAG GACCCGATCTTTGTGCTGGAGAACACCATTCCCATCGACACACAATACTACCTGGAGCAGCAGCTGTCCAAGCCCCTGCTGAGAATATTTGAGCCCATCCTGGGAGAGAGCAAGGCAGAAAACGTCCTGCTCA AGGGCGACCACACGCGCTGTAAGACTGTGTTGACCTCGAAGATCGGGGGCCTCATGGCCTTTGCTCAAAAGAGGAGCACCTGTATCGGCTGCAAAGCTGTGCTCAAGACAGATG CGGCAGTGTGCAATTTCTGTAAGAAGAAGGAGTCTGAACTGTACCAAAAAGAG ATCTATCACCTGAACACACTGGAGGAGCGTTTCTCTCGCTTGTGGACTCAGTGTCAGCGCTGTCAGGGCTCCCTCCATGAGGATGTGCTCTGTACCAG TCGGGATTGTCCAATCTTTTACATGAGGAAGAAGGTTCAAAAAGATTTGGATGACCAGAGTAATCTGGTGAATCGTTTTGGATGGTGA